In one Rutidosis leptorrhynchoides isolate AG116_Rl617_1_P2 chromosome 8, CSIRO_AGI_Rlap_v1, whole genome shotgun sequence genomic region, the following are encoded:
- the LOC139862950 gene encoding mitochondrial import inner membrane translocase subunit TIM14-1 — MATPFIAGLAVAAAAMAGKYGIQAWHSFKTRPPRPKTRRFYEGGFQPTMTRREAALILGVRESVAADKVREAHRRVMVANHPDAGGSHYLASKINEAKDVMLRKTKDTGSAF; from the exons ATG GCTACCCCATTTATTGCTGGGCTTGCAGTAGCAGCTGCAGCCATGGCTGGTAAATATGGAATTCAGGCATGGCATTCTTTCAAAACTAGACCCCCAAGACCTAAAACACGAAGATTCTATGAAGGTGGTTTCCAACCAACTATGACTAGACGAGAAGCGGCTCTTATCCTTGGTGTTAG AGAAAGTGTGGCTGCTGATAAGGTGAGGGAAGCACATAGAAGGGTAATGGTTGCAAACCATCCGGATGCTGGAGGCAGCCATTACTTAGCTTCGAAAATTAATGAAGCCAAAGATGTAATGCTTCGAAAGACCAAGGACACTGGGTCGGCTTTCTGA